A single region of the Bacillus cereus genome encodes:
- the tuf gene encoding elongation factor Tu: MAKAKFERSKPHVNIGTIGHVDHGKTTLTAAITTVLAKAGGAEARGYDQIDAAPEERERGITISTAHVEYETETRHYAHVDCPGHADYVKNMITGAAQMDGGILVVSAADGPMPQTREHILLSRQVGVPYIVVFLNKCDMVDDEELLELVEMEVRDLLSEYGFPGDDIPVIKGSALKALQGEADWEAKIIELMTEVDAYIPTPERETDKPFLMPIEDVFSITGRGTVATGRVERGIVKVGDVVEIIGLAEENASTTVTGVEMFRKLLDQAQAGDNIGALLRGVAREDIQRGQVLAKTGSVKAHAKFKAEVFVLSKEEGGRHTPFFANYRPQFYFRTTDVTGIIQLPEGTEMVMPGDNIEMTIELIAPIAIEEGTKFSIREGGRTVGYGVVATIVE, from the coding sequence ATGGCTAAAGCTAAATTCGAACGTTCTAAACCCCATGTTAACATCGGTACAATCGGCCACGTTGACCATGGTAAAACTACATTAACTGCTGCGATCACTACAGTTCTTGCAAAAGCTGGTGGTGCTGAAGCACGCGGATACGATCAAATCGACGCTGCTCCAGAAGAAAGAGAGCGCGGAATCACAATCTCAACTGCACACGTTGAGTACGAAACTGAAACTCGTCACTATGCACACGTTGACTGCCCAGGTCACGCTGACTATGTTAAAAACATGATCACTGGTGCTGCTCAAATGGACGGCGGTATCTTAGTAGTATCTGCTGCTGATGGCCCAATGCCTCAAACACGTGAGCACATCCTTCTTTCTCGTCAAGTAGGTGTTCCTTACATCGTTGTATTCTTAAACAAATGCGACATGGTAGACGACGAAGAATTATTAGAATTAGTAGAAATGGAAGTTCGCGACCTATTATCTGAATACGGATTCCCAGGCGACGACATTCCTGTAATCAAAGGTTCTGCTCTTAAAGCTCTTCAAGGAGAAGCTGATTGGGAAGCAAAAATCATTGAATTAATGACTGAAGTTGATGCTTACATCCCAACTCCAGAACGTGAAACTGACAAACCATTCTTAATGCCTATCGAGGATGTATTCTCTATCACAGGTCGTGGTACAGTTGCAACTGGTCGTGTAGAGCGCGGAATCGTTAAAGTTGGTGACGTAGTAGAAATCATCGGTCTTGCTGAAGAGAATGCTTCTACAACTGTAACTGGTGTAGAAATGTTCCGTAAACTTCTTGACCAAGCTCAAGCTGGAGACAACATCGGTGCTCTTCTTCGTGGGGTTGCTCGTGAAGACATCCAACGTGGACAAGTTCTTGCTAAAACTGGCTCTGTAAAAGCTCACGCTAAATTCAAAGCTGAAGTTTTCGTATTATCTAAAGAAGAAGGTGGACGTCATACTCCATTCTTCGCTAACTACCGTCCTCAGTTCTACTTCCGTACAACTGACGTAACTGGTATCATCCAATTACCAGAAGGTACTGAAATGGTAATGCCTGGTGACAACATCGAAATGACTATCGAACTTATCGCTCCAATCGCTATCGAAGAGGGAACTAAATTCTCTATTCGTGAAGGTGGACGTACAGTAGGTTACGGTGTAGTTGCAACTATCGTTGAGTAA
- the rpsJ gene encoding 30S ribosomal protein S10 translates to MAKEKIRIRLKAYDHRILDQSAEKIVETAKRSGATVSGPIPLPTEKTIYTILRAVHKYKDSREQFEMRTHKRLIDIVSPTPQTVDSLMRLDLPSGVDIEIKL, encoded by the coding sequence ATGGCAAAAGAAAAAATTCGTATCCGTTTAAAAGCTTATGATCACCGTATTCTTGATCAATCAGCTGAGAAAATTGTAGAAACAGCTAAGCGTTCTGGGGCAACAGTTTCTGGTCCGATCCCATTACCAACTGAGAAGACTATTTACACAATTCTTCGTGCTGTTCATAAGTACAAAGATTCTCGTGAGCAATTCGAAATGCGCACACACAAACGTTTAATCGATATCGTGAGTCCTACTCCACAAACAGTAGATTCATTAATGCGTTTAGACTTACCGTCTGGTGTAGATATCGAAATCAAACTATAA
- the rplC gene encoding 50S ribosomal protein L3, protein MTKGILGRKIGMTQVFAENGELIPVTVIAANPNVVLQKKTTETDGYNAIQLGFEDKREKLTNKPEQGHTAKASTTPKRFIREIRDADVDGLEVGQEVKVEVFAAGEIVDVTGISKGKGFQGVIKRHGQSRGPMSHGSRYHRRPGSMGPVAPNRVFKGKKLAGRMGGDQVTIQNLEIVQVDTERNLLLVKGNVPGAKKSLVVVQGAVKVSK, encoded by the coding sequence ATGACCAAAGGAATCTTAGGAAGAAAGATCGGTATGACTCAAGTATTTGCTGAGAACGGTGAGTTAATCCCAGTAACGGTAATCGCTGCTAATCCAAACGTTGTTCTTCAAAAGAAAACAACTGAAACTGATGGCTACAACGCAATTCAGTTAGGATTTGAAGACAAACGTGAAAAGTTAACTAACAAACCTGAACAAGGCCACACTGCTAAAGCATCTACAACTCCTAAGCGCTTCATTCGCGAAATCCGCGATGCAGACGTGGACGGATTAGAGGTTGGTCAAGAGGTAAAAGTTGAAGTTTTCGCTGCAGGTGAAATCGTTGACGTAACAGGAATTTCTAAAGGTAAAGGTTTCCAAGGTGTTATCAAACGCCACGGACAATCTCGCGGACCTATGTCTCATGGTTCTCGCTATCACCGTCGTCCAGGTTCTATGGGGCCAGTTGCTCCGAACCGTGTATTCAAAGGTAAAAAACTTGCTGGACGTATGGGTGGAGACCAAGTTACTATCCAAAACTTAGAAATCGTTCAAGTTGACACTGAGCGCAACTTATTACTAGTAAAAGGTAACGTTCCAGGTGCTAAGAAATCTCTTGTAGTTGTTCAAGGCGCTGTGAAGGTTAGCAAATAA
- the rplD gene encoding 50S ribosomal protein L4 — protein sequence MPKVTVYNQTGSQVGEIELAEAIFGIEPNEAVLFEAVMMQRASLRQGTHKVKTRSEVRGGGRKPWRQKGTGRARQGSIRSPQWRGGGTVFGPTPRSYAYKLPKKVRRLAIKSALATKVVENNIVVLEDLVLNAPKTKDMVAVLKGLTVEKKALIVTADANESVELSARNIPGVTVITADGVNVLDVLHHDKLIMTKAAVEKVEEVLA from the coding sequence ATGCCAAAAGTTACTGTATATAACCAAACTGGTTCACAGGTTGGTGAAATCGAATTAGCTGAAGCTATTTTCGGTATCGAACCAAATGAAGCTGTACTTTTCGAAGCTGTAATGATGCAACGTGCATCTTTACGTCAAGGTACACACAAAGTAAAAACTCGCTCTGAAGTTCGCGGTGGTGGTCGTAAACCATGGCGTCAAAAAGGAACTGGACGTGCTCGTCAAGGTTCTATCCGCTCTCCTCAATGGCGTGGTGGTGGTACGGTATTCGGACCTACACCAAGAAGCTATGCGTACAAACTTCCTAAGAAAGTTCGTCGTTTAGCGATTAAATCTGCATTAGCTACTAAAGTAGTTGAGAACAACATTGTAGTTCTTGAAGACCTAGTGTTAAATGCACCAAAAACAAAAGACATGGTAGCAGTACTTAAAGGATTAACTGTTGAGAAGAAAGCTCTTATCGTAACTGCTGATGCAAACGAATCTGTAGAGTTATCTGCTCGCAATATCCCTGGAGTAACAGTAATCACTGCTGATGGCGTAAACGTGCTAGATGTGCTTCATCATGATAAGCTAATCATGACAAAAGCGGCAGTGGAAAAAGTAGAGGAGGTGCTTGCATAA
- the rplW gene encoding 50S ribosomal protein L23, protein MRDPRDIIKRPVITERSMEMMAEKKYTFDVDVKSNKTEVKDAIEAIFGVNVDKVNIMNYKPKAKRVGRHAGFTSRRRKAIVKLTADSKEIEIFQGV, encoded by the coding sequence ATGAGAGATCCTCGTGATATCATTAAGCGCCCAGTTATCACTGAACGTTCTATGGAAATGATGGCTGAAAAAAAATACACGTTCGACGTGGACGTTAAATCTAATAAAACAGAGGTTAAAGACGCTATCGAAGCGATCTTTGGTGTTAATGTAGACAAAGTAAACATCATGAACTACAAGCCGAAAGCAAAACGTGTTGGTCGTCACGCTGGTTTTACTAGCCGTCGTCGTAAAGCAATCGTTAAGCTAACTGCTGACAGCAAAGAAATCGAAATCTTCCAAGGCGTTTAA
- the rplB gene encoding 50S ribosomal protein L2 encodes MGIKKYNPTTNGRRNMTTNDFAEITTDRPEKSLLAPLSKKAGRNNQGKITVRHQGGGHKRQYRIIDFKRNKDGIPGRVATIEYDPNRSANIALINYVDGEKRYILAPKTLEVGMEVMSGPEADIKIGNALPLINIPVGTVVHNIELKPGRGGQLVRSAGTSAQVLGKEGKYVLVRLTSGEVRLVLSACRASIGQVGNEQHELIKIGKAGRSRWLGKRPTVRGSVMNPVDHPHGGGEGRSPIGRKSPMSPWGKPTLGFKTRKKNKASDKFIVRRRKK; translated from the coding sequence ATGGGAATTAAAAAGTATAATCCAACTACTAACGGTCGTCGTAACATGACTACGAATGATTTCGCTGAAATCACGACTGACAGACCGGAAAAGTCTTTACTTGCTCCTTTAAGCAAAAAGGCTGGTCGTAATAACCAAGGTAAAATTACTGTACGTCATCAAGGTGGCGGACATAAGCGTCAATACCGTATCATCGACTTTAAGCGTAACAAAGATGGAATTCCAGGACGCGTTGCTACGATCGAATACGATCCAAACCGCTCTGCGAATATCGCATTAATTAACTACGTTGACGGTGAAAAACGTTACATTCTTGCTCCTAAAACTTTAGAAGTAGGTATGGAAGTTATGTCTGGCCCTGAAGCTGACATTAAAATCGGTAACGCATTACCATTAATCAACATTCCAGTAGGTACTGTTGTTCATAACATCGAGCTTAAGCCTGGTCGTGGCGGACAATTAGTTCGTTCTGCTGGTACATCTGCTCAAGTACTTGGTAAAGAAGGAAAATACGTACTTGTACGTTTAACTTCTGGTGAAGTACGTCTTGTATTATCTGCTTGTCGCGCTTCAATCGGTCAAGTTGGTAACGAACAACACGAACTTATCAAAATCGGTAAAGCAGGTCGCTCTCGCTGGTTAGGTAAGCGCCCAACAGTTCGTGGTTCTGTAATGAACCCGGTTGATCACCCACACGGTGGTGGTGAAGGACGCTCTCCAATCGGACGTAAGTCTCCAATGTCTCCATGGGGTAAACCAACTCTTGGATTCAAGACTCGTAAGAAAAACAAAGCGTCTGATAAATTTATCGTTCGTCGTCGTAAAAAATAA
- the rpsS gene encoding 30S ribosomal protein S19 — protein sequence MARSLKKGPFVDDHLMSKMEKLVASEQKQVVKTWSRRSTIFPQFIGHTIAVYDGRKHVPVYITEDMVGHKLGEFAPTRTYKGHLADDKKTRR from the coding sequence ATGGCTCGTAGCTTAAAAAAAGGACCATTTGTCGATGATCACTTAATGAGCAAAATGGAAAAATTAGTTGCATCTGAGCAAAAACAAGTTGTTAAAACTTGGTCTCGCCGTTCAACTATCTTCCCTCAGTTCATCGGACACACAATCGCTGTATATGATGGTCGTAAACACGTACCTGTGTACATCACTGAGGATATGGTTGGCCATAAGTTAGGTGAATTCGCACCAACTCGTACGTATAAAGGTCACCTTGCTGACGATAAGAAAACTAGAAGATAA
- the rplV gene encoding 50S ribosomal protein L22 — protein MQAKAVARTVRIAPRKVRLVVDLIRGKQVGEAIAILNHTPKTASPVVEKVLKSAIANAEHNYEMDINNLVVEKVFVDEGPTLKRFRPRAMGRASQINKRTSHITVVVSEKKEG, from the coding sequence ATGCAAGCTAAAGCAGTAGCGAGAACAGTTCGTATTGCTCCTCGTAAAGTTCGTTTAGTAGTAGACTTAATCCGAGGTAAGCAAGTGGGTGAAGCGATTGCTATCCTTAACCACACACCAAAAACTGCTTCTCCAGTTGTAGAAAAAGTTTTAAAATCTGCAATCGCAAATGCAGAGCACAATTATGAGATGGATATTAACAACTTAGTTGTTGAAAAAGTTTTCGTTGACGAAGGTCCAACGTTGAAACGTTTCCGTCCACGTGCAATGGGTCGTGCAAGCCAAATTAACAAACGCACAAGCCACATCACAGTTGTGGTATCAGAAAAGAAGGAGGGATAA
- the rpsC gene encoding 30S ribosomal protein S3: MGQKVNPIGLRVGVIRDWESRWFAEKDYATLLHEDIKIREYITVRLKDSAVAKVEIERAANRVNVTIHTAKPGMVIGKGGTEVEALRKALNQLTGKRVHINILEVKRADLNAKLVGENIARQLENRVSFRRAQKQVIQRAMRAGAKGIKTQVSGRLGGADIARAESYSEGTVPLHTLRADIDYAAVEADTTYGKLGVKVWIYRGEVLPTKKKASEEGGK; encoded by the coding sequence ATGGGTCAGAAGGTTAATCCAATTGGTCTTCGTGTCGGTGTTATCCGTGACTGGGAATCTCGTTGGTTCGCTGAGAAAGATTACGCTACATTATTACATGAAGACATCAAAATCCGTGAGTACATTACTGTACGCTTAAAAGATTCTGCTGTTGCTAAAGTAGAAATCGAACGTGCAGCAAATCGTGTAAATGTTACAATTCACACTGCAAAACCTGGTATGGTAATTGGTAAAGGTGGTACAGAAGTTGAAGCACTTCGTAAAGCTCTTAACCAATTAACAGGCAAGCGTGTACACATCAATATTTTAGAAGTTAAGAGAGCTGATCTTAACGCTAAATTAGTAGGCGAAAACATCGCTCGTCAATTAGAAAACCGTGTATCATTCCGTCGTGCACAAAAGCAAGTTATTCAACGTGCTATGCGTGCAGGTGCTAAAGGTATTAAAACACAGGTTTCTGGTCGTCTTGGCGGAGCTGATATCGCTCGTGCAGAATCTTACAGTGAAGGAACTGTTCCACTTCATACACTTCGCGCTGATATTGACTATGCAGCAGTTGAAGCTGATACAACATACGGTAAATTAGGCGTAAAAGTATGGATCTACCGTGGAGAAGTCCTTCCTACAAAAAAGAAAGCTTCTGAGGAAGGAGGAAAATAA
- the rplP gene encoding 50S ribosomal protein L16 has product MLMPKRVKYRREHRGKMRGRAKGGTEIAFGEFGLQAQAASWITNRQIEAARRAMTRYMKRGGKVWIKIFPSKPYTAKPLEVRMGSGKGAPEGWVAVVKPGKIMFEIAGVSEEVAREALRLAAHKLPVKCKFVKREENGGESNEN; this is encoded by the coding sequence ATGTTAATGCCAAAACGCGTAAAATATCGTAGAGAGCATCGTGGTAAAATGCGTGGTCGTGCAAAAGGTGGAACTGAAATTGCTTTCGGTGAATTCGGTTTACAAGCACAAGCTGCTTCATGGATTACAAACCGTCAAATCGAAGCTGCTCGTCGTGCAATGACTCGTTACATGAAACGTGGCGGTAAAGTATGGATTAAAATTTTCCCTTCTAAACCTTACACTGCAAAACCTCTAGAAGTACGTATGGGTTCCGGTAAAGGGGCACCAGAAGGCTGGGTAGCAGTAGTAAAACCTGGGAAAATTATGTTTGAAATCGCGGGTGTATCTGAAGAGGTAGCACGCGAAGCATTACGTCTTGCAGCTCACAAGTTACCTGTGAAATGTAAATTCGTAAAACGTGAAGAAAATGGTGGTGAATCTAATGAAAACTAA
- the rpmC gene encoding 50S ribosomal protein L29, whose amino-acid sequence MKTNDIRELTTAEIETKVKALKEELFNLRFQLATGQLENPTRIREVRKAIARMKTVVREREIGINR is encoded by the coding sequence ATGAAAACTAATGATATTCGTGAACTAACCACTGCCGAAATCGAAACAAAAGTTAAAGCTTTAAAGGAAGAATTATTCAATCTTCGCTTCCAACTTGCTACAGGACAATTAGAGAATCCAACTCGCATCCGTGAAGTGCGTAAAGCGATTGCTCGTATGAAAACTGTAGTTCGTGAAAGAGAGATCGGAATTAATCGATAA
- the rpsQ gene encoding 30S ribosomal protein S17 produces the protein MSERNQRKVYTGRVVSDKMDKTITVLVETYKTHSLYGKRVKYSKKYKAHDEQNQAKLGDIVKIMETRPLSATKRFRLVEIVEEAVII, from the coding sequence GTGAGCGAACGTAACCAACGCAAAGTTTATACTGGTCGTGTTGTGTCTGATAAAATGGACAAAACGATTACAGTTTTAGTTGAAACTTACAAAACTCATTCCTTGTACGGAAAACGTGTTAAGTATTCTAAAAAGTACAAAGCCCATGATGAGCAAAACCAAGCGAAACTTGGCGATATCGTTAAAATCATGGAAACTCGCCCGCTTTCTGCTACTAAGCGTTTCCGTTTAGTTGAAATCGTTGAAGAAGCGGTTATTATCTAA